From Salinirubrum litoreum, one genomic window encodes:
- a CDS encoding Gfo/Idh/MocA family oxidoreductase translates to MTLAVGVIGVGRMGRNHVRVYNELPGVELVGVADADESRAAHIAREYGTAALDTDDLLAAADAVSVAVPSEYHYRIARDALSTGVHALVEKPFVRRVDHGEELIALAERHDCRLQVGHVERFNPAVREIGDVIRGMDVVAVESKRLGPPVDPVPDDDPVMDLMIHDLDVLFSLFGEDVTAASATAPSPEHVLAQLTFADGPTASLTASRCTQKKVRTLTVTAEEALVELDYTDQSIRVHRHSVPEYIEQNGDVRYRHGSIVEHPLVESAEPLRAELAGFRDAVTEGTDPRVTGRDGLRAVEFAQRLQRLAGLVPGEEVEPW, encoded by the coding sequence GTGACCCTCGCGGTCGGCGTGATCGGTGTCGGGCGGATGGGTCGGAACCACGTCCGCGTCTACAACGAACTGCCGGGTGTCGAACTCGTGGGTGTCGCCGACGCCGACGAGTCGCGTGCCGCGCACATCGCTCGCGAGTACGGCACCGCCGCACTCGACACGGACGACCTCCTCGCGGCCGCCGACGCCGTCTCGGTCGCGGTCCCCAGCGAGTACCACTACCGAATCGCTCGCGACGCGCTGTCTACGGGCGTCCACGCGCTGGTCGAGAAACCGTTCGTCCGGCGGGTCGACCACGGCGAGGAACTGATCGCGCTCGCCGAGCGCCACGACTGCCGACTGCAGGTCGGCCACGTCGAGCGGTTCAACCCGGCGGTCCGGGAGATCGGCGACGTGATCCGCGGCATGGACGTGGTCGCCGTCGAGAGCAAACGACTGGGCCCGCCGGTCGATCCGGTGCCGGACGACGACCCGGTGATGGATCTGATGATCCACGACCTCGACGTGTTGTTCTCGCTGTTCGGCGAGGACGTGACCGCGGCCAGCGCGACCGCACCCTCCCCGGAACACGTGCTCGCGCAGTTGACGTTCGCGGACGGGCCGACCGCCTCGCTGACCGCGAGTCGGTGTACCCAGAAGAAGGTCCGGACCCTGACCGTCACGGCCGAGGAGGCACTGGTCGAACTCGACTACACCGACCAATCGATCCGCGTCCACCGCCACTCGGTACCGGAGTACATCGAGCAGAACGGCGACGTGCGCTACCGCCACGGGAGCATCGTCGAGCACCCGCTCGTGGAGAGCGCCGAACCGCTCCGCGCCGAACTCGCCGGCTTCCGGGACGCCGTGACCGAGGGGACCGACCCCCGCGTCACCGGGCGTGACGGCCTGCGCGCCGTCGAGTTCGCCCAGCGCCTCCAGCGACTCGCCGGTCTGGTGCCGGGCGAGGAGGTGGAGCCGTGGTGA
- a CDS encoding nucleotide sugar dehydrogenase translates to MSSDAEQVTWLYENEGPTERQREAFLSGQVPVAVYGLGKMGLPLAAVFADVTGNVVGADIDPAVVDSLNRGQSTVDREPGLDALVTDLVSDGDFRAVTDAKRAASDAAIHVVIVPTGVNDDGTLDLGALRTVLCDVGDGLSPGDTVFVECTVPPGTCAKLVEPILASVSGLDPGDFGVAFCPERTASGRALRDIRGAYPKIVGGLNDESTRVAELVYETINESGVVTVSDATTAEAVKVFEGIYRDVNIALANELATYTDTLGIDVREAIDAANTQPYSHIHTPGPGVGGHCIPFYPYFLTTPFDVDAQLIRTARRINDGMPVYTVQRLQDCLEAVGRDIADSSVLVLGVTYRAGVKETTESPALGIIEGLRTLGATVFASDPMVDDLEQFGATTVPIESIHEADVDAVILVTDHEEFGEIEWDRFDRRLVVVDGRDALDLGDTDHYVYTIGSG, encoded by the coding sequence GTGAGTTCCGACGCCGAGCAGGTGACGTGGCTCTACGAGAACGAAGGACCGACAGAGCGCCAGCGCGAGGCGTTCCTGTCGGGGCAGGTCCCGGTCGCGGTGTACGGCCTCGGGAAGATGGGCCTCCCGCTTGCGGCCGTCTTCGCGGACGTGACCGGCAACGTCGTCGGCGCGGACATCGACCCGGCGGTCGTCGACAGTTTGAATCGCGGCCAGTCGACCGTGGACCGGGAACCCGGACTGGACGCCCTCGTCACCGACCTCGTGTCCGACGGCGACTTCCGCGCGGTCACCGACGCCAAGCGCGCCGCGAGCGACGCCGCGATCCACGTCGTCATCGTCCCGACCGGCGTCAACGACGACGGCACCCTCGATCTCGGCGCGCTCCGAACCGTGCTGTGTGACGTGGGCGACGGACTCTCGCCGGGCGACACCGTCTTCGTCGAGTGTACGGTCCCGCCGGGCACCTGCGCGAAACTCGTCGAACCGATCCTCGCGTCGGTCTCCGGGCTCGACCCTGGCGACTTCGGTGTCGCGTTCTGCCCGGAACGCACCGCGAGCGGGCGCGCGCTCCGTGACATCCGCGGGGCGTACCCGAAGATCGTCGGCGGCCTGAACGACGAGAGCACGCGAGTCGCCGAACTCGTCTACGAGACGATCAACGAGTCGGGCGTCGTGACCGTCTCGGACGCGACCACCGCAGAGGCGGTGAAGGTGTTCGAGGGGATCTACCGCGACGTGAACATCGCGCTGGCGAACGAACTGGCGACCTACACCGACACGCTCGGGATCGACGTCCGGGAGGCCATCGACGCCGCCAACACCCAGCCGTACTCCCACATCCACACGCCGGGACCGGGCGTCGGGGGCCACTGCATCCCCTTCTACCCGTACTTCCTCACGACGCCGTTCGACGTGGACGCCCAACTGATCCGGACCGCGCGCCGGATCAACGACGGGATGCCGGTCTACACGGTCCAGCGCCTCCAGGACTGTCTGGAGGCGGTCGGTCGTGACATCGCCGACTCGTCGGTGCTCGTCCTCGGTGTCACCTACCGCGCCGGCGTCAAGGAGACGACAGAGTCGCCCGCGCTGGGGATCATCGAGGGACTCCGGACGCTCGGCGCGACCGTCTTCGCCAGCGACCCGATGGTCGACGATCTGGAACAGTTCGGAGCCACCACGGTGCCGATCGAGTCCATCCACGAGGCGGACGTCGACGCGGTGATCCTCGTCACCGACCACGAGGAGTTCGGTGAGATCGAGTGGGACCGCTTCGACCGCCGGTTGGTGGTCGTCGACGGCCGGGACGCACTCGACCTGGGCGACACCGACCACTACGTCTACACCATCGGGAGTGGCTGA
- a CDS encoding glycosyltransferase family 2 protein, which yields MYRNKHVAVVVPAYNEGGFVGEVIETVPDFVDRVYAVDDRSTDGTWDEICESADRMNASDRVDTPLADGGQGDDAFVVPIRHEQNTGVGGAIKTGYRRAYADGMDAVAVMNGDGQMDPAILDRILDPVVSGRADYAKGNRLARGTDRRGMPPVRLFGNLLLSLLTKIASGYWRMLDPQNGYTAVSRRALETLEIDELYDQYGFANDVLIRCNAAGLRVADVPMRARYGDERSHIRMSTFVPSVSRLLLSGLLWRLRTRYLVFDFHPLVALFPLALFGLASGLLGAGAVALGVGTAGDGAVARTLVLAVVGISAVLFSTGLLLDRHASDPLWVHVEEEVGPR from the coding sequence ATGTACCGGAACAAACACGTCGCGGTCGTCGTCCCGGCGTACAACGAGGGCGGCTTCGTCGGCGAGGTGATCGAGACGGTCCCCGACTTCGTGGACCGGGTGTACGCCGTCGACGACCGCTCGACCGACGGGACGTGGGACGAGATCTGCGAGTCGGCCGACCGGATGAACGCCTCGGATCGCGTCGACACCCCCCTCGCGGACGGCGGGCAGGGAGACGACGCGTTCGTCGTCCCGATCCGCCACGAGCAGAACACCGGCGTCGGCGGGGCGATCAAGACCGGCTACCGCCGGGCCTACGCCGACGGGATGGACGCGGTCGCGGTGATGAACGGCGACGGGCAGATGGACCCGGCGATCCTCGACCGCATCCTCGATCCGGTCGTCTCCGGCCGGGCCGACTACGCGAAGGGGAACCGACTGGCGCGTGGGACCGACCGCCGGGGGATGCCACCGGTTCGGCTGTTCGGCAACCTCCTCCTCTCGCTGTTGACGAAGATCGCAAGCGGCTACTGGCGGATGCTCGACCCGCAGAACGGCTACACCGCCGTCTCGCGGCGGGCACTGGAGACGCTGGAGATCGACGAACTGTACGATCAGTACGGCTTCGCCAACGACGTGCTGATCCGGTGTAACGCGGCCGGTCTCCGAGTCGCGGACGTCCCGATGCGCGCCCGGTACGGCGACGAGCGGAGTCACATCCGGATGTCCACGTTCGTCCCGAGCGTGAGTCGACTCCTGCTGTCCGGCCTGCTGTGGCGACTCCGGACCCGGTATCTCGTCTTCGACTTCCACCCGCTGGTCGCGCTGTTCCCCCTCGCGCTGTTCGGCTTAGCGTCCGGCCTCCTGGGTGCGGGTGCGGTCGCACTCGGCGTCGGCACCGCCGGTGACGGCGCGGTCGCCCGGACGCTCGTTCTGGCGGTCGTCGGGATCAGCGCGGTGCTGTTCTCGACCGGCTTGCTGTTGGACCGGCACGCCAGCGACCCGCTGTGGGTCCACGTCGAGGAGGAGGTCGGGCCGCGATGA
- the wecB gene encoding non-hydrolyzing UDP-N-acetylglucosamine 2-epimerase — protein sequence MKVLSVVGARPQFVKAFPVSRALRARGEEVLVHTGQHYDEELSDVFFTELGIPEPDYHLGVGSGSHATQTARVMERLDPVVVDEDPDALLVYGDTNSTVAAGLVGAKRDTAVVHVEAGLRSFDREMPEEVNRVVTDHVADLLLSPTEKGAENLAREGLADRTVVTGDVMYDALLWARDRVGDATTVLADNDLTPGEYVLATVHRAKNTDDPARLSAILDGLAGVSDPVVVPVHPRTETALREHDLWDRACDELRVIDPVGYLPFVRLLDGARRIATDSGGVQKEAFFLDTPCVTLREETEWVETVEAGWNELVGADADAITTALTRDWPLGEKPHPYGDGDAASVVAEAIDAYLQDGATPPTDDASR from the coding sequence ATGAAGGTGCTCTCCGTCGTCGGCGCTCGCCCGCAGTTCGTGAAGGCGTTCCCCGTCTCCCGTGCCCTGCGAGCGCGCGGCGAGGAGGTGCTGGTCCACACCGGCCAGCACTACGACGAGGAACTCTCCGACGTCTTCTTCACCGAACTCGGCATCCCCGAACCCGACTACCACCTCGGGGTCGGCAGCGGGAGTCACGCGACCCAGACCGCCCGCGTCATGGAACGACTCGACCCGGTCGTCGTCGACGAGGACCCGGACGCACTGCTCGTCTACGGCGACACGAACTCGACGGTCGCCGCCGGACTGGTCGGGGCGAAACGCGACACCGCGGTCGTCCACGTCGAGGCCGGTCTGCGGAGTTTCGACCGGGAGATGCCCGAGGAGGTGAACCGCGTCGTCACCGACCACGTGGCCGACCTCCTGCTGTCGCCCACGGAGAAGGGAGCCGAGAACCTCGCGCGCGAAGGACTCGCGGACCGAACGGTCGTCACCGGCGACGTGATGTACGACGCCCTGCTGTGGGCACGCGACCGGGTCGGTGACGCGACGACGGTCCTCGCCGACAACGATCTGACGCCCGGCGAGTACGTCCTCGCCACGGTCCACCGGGCGAAGAACACCGACGATCCCGCCCGCCTGTCGGCCATCCTCGACGGTCTCGCGGGCGTGTCCGATCCGGTCGTCGTCCCGGTCCACCCGCGCACCGAGACGGCTCTGCGGGAGCACGACCTGTGGGACCGTGCCTGCGACGAGTTGCGGGTGATCGACCCGGTGGGCTACCTCCCCTTCGTCCGTCTGCTCGACGGCGCGCGCCGGATCGCCACCGACTCCGGCGGGGTCCAGAAGGAGGCGTTCTTCCTCGACACGCCCTGCGTGACCCTCCGCGAGGAGACCGAGTGGGTCGAGACCGTCGAGGCAGGCTGGAACGAACTTGTCGGGGCCGACGCCGACGCGATCACGACCGCGCTGACCCGCGACTGGCCGCTCGGTGAGAAGCCACACCCCTACGGCGACGGTGACGCCGCGTCGGTCGTCGCCGAGGCTATCGACGCGTACCTCCAAGACGGCGCGACGCCACCGACCGACGACGCTTCGAGGTGA
- a CDS encoding polysaccharide deacetylase family protein yields the protein MFDDYSFALCLTHDIDRPFKTYQWLHEAVRDRDPSALRRWYAGENPFWQFETIRRLEADMDVRSSFYALQTPRLRDGPASRLTDPKRLLDAVGRYEFADERIGPMLRNLDADGWEVGLHGSFESAVDPGRLWEEKRLLEETLGHEVGGCRQHYLRLADPPTETWRAQRDAGLVYDASPGSSATVGFDHGDRPFRPFDDDFLVFPLTAMEVALPADPDERWLTCERLLREAVEREAVATVLWHPRYFAPEFPGYRETYRRLIERARELGAWVGPVGDAYARIDPDDCPRWPRESPIPE from the coding sequence GTGTTCGACGACTACTCCTTCGCGCTCTGTCTCACCCACGATATCGACCGCCCGTTCAAGACCTACCAGTGGCTCCACGAGGCGGTTCGCGACCGCGATCCGAGCGCCCTCCGGCGGTGGTACGCGGGCGAGAACCCCTTCTGGCAGTTCGAGACGATCCGGCGACTGGAGGCCGACATGGACGTCCGGTCGTCGTTCTACGCCCTCCAGACACCACGACTCCGTGACGGCCCCGCGAGCAGACTGACGGACCCGAAGCGACTGCTCGACGCGGTGGGTCGGTACGAGTTCGCGGACGAGCGAATCGGGCCGATGCTCCGGAATCTCGACGCCGACGGCTGGGAGGTCGGACTCCACGGCTCGTTCGAGTCGGCGGTCGATCCGGGTCGCTTGTGGGAGGAGAAACGACTGCTGGAGGAGACGCTCGGCCACGAGGTCGGCGGCTGTCGCCAGCACTACCTGCGACTGGCCGACCCCCCGACCGAGACGTGGCGCGCCCAGCGAGACGCCGGCCTCGTCTACGACGCCTCGCCGGGTTCGAGTGCGACGGTCGGCTTCGACCACGGCGACCGGCCCTTCCGCCCCTTCGACGACGACTTCCTGGTCTTCCCACTGACCGCGATGGAGGTCGCCCTCCCGGCGGACCCCGACGAGCGCTGGCTGACTTGCGAGCGACTGCTCCGGGAGGCTGTGGAGCGTGAGGCGGTGGCGACCGTGCTGTGGCACCCGCGCTACTTCGCGCCGGAGTTCCCCGGCTACCGCGAGACGTACCGCCGGCTGATCGAACGCGCACGGGAGTTGGGTGCGTGGGTCGGACCCGTGGGCGACGCCTACGCCCGGATCGACCCCGACGACTGTCCTCGCTGGCCCCGTGAGAGTCCGATCCCCGAGTAG
- the psmB gene encoding archaeal proteasome endopeptidase complex subunit beta → MGTNSGTDGRIGELPTDEIPNSFGAAGESGDVEELKTGTTTIGITATDGVVLAADRRASMQNMVASKTSVKIHQIHPSAAMTIAGSVSAAQALVKQIQAEGRLYETRRGKEMSMTALSTMLGNLLRSGQFLIVSPVLGGVDEDGPHVYSFDPIGGGGEEEYTVSGSGSMYALGVLEDKYHSELSLDEARDVAIQCIRSATSRDTASGNGMMLTTITEDGVETETFETMDDVPVVSE, encoded by the coding sequence TTGGGGACTAACAGCGGAACTGACGGGCGAATCGGCGAACTGCCGACCGACGAGATTCCGAACTCGTTCGGCGCCGCCGGCGAGAGCGGTGACGTCGAGGAACTGAAGACCGGGACGACCACCATCGGTATCACTGCGACTGACGGCGTCGTCCTCGCGGCCGACCGCCGTGCGAGCATGCAGAACATGGTCGCCAGCAAGACCTCGGTGAAGATTCACCAGATCCACCCGAGCGCCGCGATGACCATCGCCGGCAGCGTCTCCGCGGCACAGGCGCTCGTCAAGCAGATTCAGGCCGAGGGTCGCCTCTACGAGACCCGTCGCGGCAAGGAGATGAGCATGACCGCCCTCTCGACGATGCTCGGGAACCTGCTCCGCTCCGGACAGTTCCTCATCGTGTCGCCGGTGCTGGGCGGCGTCGACGAGGACGGCCCGCACGTCTACTCGTTCGACCCCATCGGGGGCGGCGGCGAGGAGGAGTACACCGTCAGCGGCTCCGGGTCGATGTACGCGCTCGGTGTGCTCGAAGACAAGTACCACTCGGAGCTCAGCCTCGACGAGGCACGCGACGTCGCCATCCAGTGTATCCGCAGTGCCACCTCGCGTGACACCGCCAGTGGCAACGGGATGATGCTCACCACGATCACCGAAGACGGCGTCGAGACCGAGACGTTCGAGACGATGGACGACGTGCCGGTCGTCTCCGAGTAA
- a CDS encoding GNAT family N-acetyltransferase produces the protein MNVESTTLDEWDALLPSSDIEPFHRSAALRVLDTHAAGDLQLYAGFRGEQPVALFPAFVRETPVGRIVTSPPPGLLVPRLGPVLMPTSPKQRKREKLNVTFTDALVEALDLDAPTALFRTLTPVGYGDPRPFEWRGLSVTPEFTYRLALADRSVDDVHASFSKSLRREVRDGEDLPITVEVEPDAAETVRRDVADYYAEQDEPFGVTPDYARDLVEAMGEDARVYVARGPDGEYLTGIVVLYGGGSAYFWLGGTRATYDGTSVNTLVHDRILRDVIEDPDLADVTAYDLVGANTERLCQYKAKFGADLTPYYTVESAGAPIRVAKKVYGVVRGLRG, from the coding sequence GTGAACGTCGAATCTACGACCCTCGACGAGTGGGACGCCCTGCTCCCGTCGAGCGACATCGAACCTTTCCACCGGTCGGCAGCCCTGCGTGTCCTCGACACCCACGCCGCCGGCGACCTCCAGTTGTACGCCGGCTTCCGGGGCGAGCAACCGGTCGCACTGTTCCCCGCGTTCGTCCGCGAGACACCGGTCGGTCGCATCGTCACCTCCCCGCCGCCCGGCCTGCTGGTCCCGCGACTCGGCCCGGTGCTGATGCCGACCAGTCCGAAACAGCGCAAACGTGAGAAGCTGAACGTCACGTTCACCGACGCCCTGGTCGAGGCACTCGACCTCGACGCCCCGACCGCACTGTTCCGGACGCTCACGCCGGTCGGCTACGGCGACCCGCGACCGTTCGAGTGGCGCGGCCTGTCGGTGACGCCGGAGTTCACCTATCGCCTCGCGCTCGCGGACAGATCTGTCGACGACGTGCACGCGAGTTTCAGCAAGAGCCTCCGCCGGGAGGTACGAGACGGCGAGGACCTACCGATCACCGTCGAGGTGGAACCGGACGCCGCCGAGACGGTCAGGCGTGACGTGGCCGACTACTACGCCGAACAGGACGAACCGTTCGGCGTGACCCCCGACTACGCTCGGGATCTCGTCGAGGCGATGGGCGAGGACGCGCGCGTCTACGTCGCCCGAGGCCCGGACGGCGAGTACCTCACGGGCATCGTCGTCCTCTACGGTGGCGGGTCGGCGTACTTCTGGCTCGGGGGGACCAGAGCGACCTACGACGGGACGAGTGTCAACACGCTCGTCCACGACCGCATCCTCCGAGACGTGATCGAGGACCCCGACCTCGCGGACGTGACGGCCTACGATCTGGTCGGTGCGAACACCGAGCGACTCTGCCAGTACAAGGCGAAGTTCGGTGCCGACCTGACGCCGTACTACACCGTGGAGTCGGCCGGTGCGCCGATTCGTGTGGCGAAGAAGGTCTACGGTGTGGTGCGTGGGCTTCGGGGGTAA
- a CDS encoding serine hydrolase domain-containing protein, with product MAPGFEPVHETFRENFESRRELGAACAVVHEGAVVVDLWGGYRDTGRTDPWTADTLVLVFSTTKGIAGGVMAHAHSEGLFDYDDPAADYWPAFGQQGKDDVTIRQLLAHQAGLAGIETTLTPAKIADRDGLVDLLARKEPDWEPGTRHGYHAWSLGWYESELLRRAAPGSRTLGRYLREELAGPLDADIYVGLPDEDGGVSETRIAEVQSFGPLDLLRSVGSFPPGMLLGLANPWSLTTRAMSPFDVSTPAELNDPAYRRLEIPAGNGVCRVRDLARFYADLIDEDGFLDAETREALAASGTPPTDGTHDVILHTDTAYSLGFWKPFDGFRFGSSSAFGAPGAGGSFAFADPERELAFAYAPNRMGTHVWDDPRETALREAVLDCL from the coding sequence GTGGCCCCGGGTTTCGAGCCAGTCCACGAGACCTTCCGCGAGAATTTCGAGTCACGCCGGGAACTCGGTGCGGCCTGCGCCGTCGTCCACGAGGGAGCGGTCGTCGTGGACCTGTGGGGTGGCTACCGCGACACCGGTCGGACCGACCCGTGGACCGCCGACACACTCGTCCTCGTCTTCTCCACCACGAAGGGCATCGCCGGCGGCGTGATGGCCCACGCCCACAGCGAGGGGCTGTTCGACTACGACGACCCGGCCGCCGACTACTGGCCGGCGTTCGGCCAGCAGGGGAAAGACGACGTGACGATCCGACAACTGCTCGCGCACCAGGCCGGCCTCGCCGGGATCGAGACGACCCTGACACCTGCGAAGATCGCGGACCGTGACGGTCTCGTCGATCTGCTCGCCCGGAAAGAGCCGGACTGGGAGCCGGGCACTCGCCACGGCTACCACGCGTGGTCACTCGGCTGGTACGAGAGCGAACTGCTCCGACGAGCAGCCCCCGGATCTCGGACCCTCGGGCGCTACCTCCGGGAGGAACTCGCCGGGCCACTGGACGCCGACATCTACGTCGGTCTGCCGGACGAGGACGGCGGGGTGAGCGAGACCCGGATCGCCGAGGTGCAGAGTTTCGGCCCGCTCGACCTGTTGCGGAGTGTCGGCTCGTTCCCGCCGGGGATGCTCCTCGGCTTGGCGAACCCGTGGTCGCTGACGACGCGCGCGATGAGCCCCTTCGACGTGTCGACGCCCGCCGAGTTGAACGACCCCGCGTACCGCCGACTGGAGATTCCGGCCGGCAACGGCGTCTGTCGCGTCCGGGACCTCGCGCGGTTCTACGCTGACCTGATCGACGAGGATGGGTTCCTCGATGCCGAAACGCGGGAGGCACTGGCCGCGTCCGGCACGCCACCCACCGACGGCACGCACGACGTGATCCTCCACACCGACACCGCGTACTCGCTGGGCTTCTGGAAACCGTTCGACGGCTTCCGGTTCGGCTCCTCCTCGGCCTTCGGTGCGCCGGGTGCCGGCGGGTCGTTCGCCTTCGCCGACCCCGAGCGTGAGTTGGCGTTCGCCTACGCGCCGAACCGGATGGGCACCCACGTCTGGGACGATCCACGCGAGACGGCGCTTCGGGAGGCGGTGCTCGACTGTCTCTGA
- a CDS encoding class I SAM-dependent methyltransferase yields MSPGDLPFTSTVEFYADYRPAYPDSVFAHVADFFALDADDRVLDLGCGPGTVTLPLAEYAGHVVGMDPDETMLAAARARSDAGGPADTAGSPDTRGSVEWVVGSDADLRTDDRLVDRLRPLRLTTMGRSFHWMEQGPTLERLRDITEPGGGVALLNDTGWLTRGTADWQDAVYAVLDDYLDDPPERTGPVKYDDPWHELLADHGFVETGEDRFPVERDWTAEAVVGYLLSLSFCSPAILGDRQADFEHNVRQALAEFDRETFREIGDVRVTRGRVPRTDE; encoded by the coding sequence ATGTCGCCCGGAGACCTCCCCTTCACCAGCACGGTCGAGTTCTACGCCGACTACCGCCCCGCGTATCCCGACAGCGTGTTCGCTCACGTCGCCGACTTCTTCGCGCTCGATGCCGACGACCGCGTTCTCGACCTGGGCTGTGGCCCCGGTACGGTCACGCTCCCGCTTGCGGAGTACGCCGGGCACGTCGTCGGGATGGACCCGGACGAGACGATGCTGGCGGCGGCTCGCGCTCGTTCCGACGCTGGCGGGCCTGCGGACACCGCTGGGTCGCCCGACACTCGGGGATCGGTCGAGTGGGTCGTCGGCTCCGACGCCGACCTGCGGACCGACGACAGACTGGTCGACCGCCTCCGACCACTCCGACTGACGACGATGGGTCGCTCGTTCCACTGGATGGAGCAGGGACCGACACTGGAGCGCCTGCGCGACATCACCGAACCGGGTGGCGGCGTCGCACTGCTGAACGACACAGGGTGGCTCACACGCGGGACCGCCGACTGGCAGGACGCGGTGTACGCGGTGCTCGACGACTATCTCGACGACCCACCAGAGCGCACCGGCCCGGTCAAGTACGACGACCCGTGGCACGAACTGCTCGCCGACCACGGCTTCGTGGAGACCGGCGAGGACCGCTTCCCGGTCGAGCGCGACTGGACAGCCGAGGCGGTCGTCGGCTACCTCCTGTCGCTCTCCTTCTGCTCGCCAGCGATTCTCGGCGACCGGCAGGCAGACTTCGAGCACAACGTACGGCAGGCTCTCGCGGAGTTCGACCGCGAGACGTTCCGGGAGATCGGCGACGTGCGAGTGACGCGCGGTCGGGTGCCGAGGACGGACGAATGA
- a CDS encoding phosphotransferase family protein yields the protein MTAGEWESVVSACCARHADDVRVTRLLHAVPPHCVADVEFAGRRAVCKVSLAERGRAGVEGRVLRYVDRETSVPVPAVLATDDAGFVADYREDAPTSDRSAAGSPGDTDSSAGDTDSHVTTEWLSAAGRTLATLHDEATFDRSGTLAVESESSSAESERDSLTVGECGLRIESLPGVKTSDARWPAALDAQLAVYEDSLAGTGYADVARDARRFVTTHADRVALPADWRPSLCHGWFSPDHVAVRDGSVACVVDFEHALVGSPEWDYWRTVVPLVSGRGWSVPAGGRETFRASYESVRSLPPGTDEREPAYRALLAVSYLDSLHAQQGIDAETRDRAEFFRERATEGFDRLSVQWSE from the coding sequence ATGACGGCTGGTGAGTGGGAGTCGGTGGTGTCCGCGTGCTGTGCTCGTCACGCCGACGACGTCCGGGTCACTCGTCTGCTTCACGCGGTCCCGCCCCACTGCGTCGCCGACGTCGAGTTCGCCGGGAGACGGGCGGTCTGCAAGGTGTCACTCGCCGAACGCGGCCGGGCAGGTGTCGAGGGGCGCGTCCTCCGGTACGTCGACCGCGAGACCTCGGTTCCGGTGCCGGCGGTGCTGGCGACAGACGACGCAGGCTTCGTCGCCGACTACCGTGAGGACGCGCCGACAAGCGACCGGTCCGCAGCCGGGTCGCCGGGAGACACCGACTCGTCTGCCGGAGACACCGACTCCCACGTCACCACCGAGTGGCTCAGCGCCGCCGGCCGCACGTTGGCGACACTCCACGACGAAGCGACGTTCGACCGGAGTGGAACGCTGGCGGTCGAGAGCGAGTCGTCGTCGGCTGAGTCCGAGCGCGACTCGCTCACGGTCGGCGAGTGCGGGCTCCGAATCGAGTCGCTACCCGGTGTGAAGACATCTGACGCGAGGTGGCCGGCCGCCCTCGACGCGCAACTCGCAGTCTACGAAGACTCACTCGCGGGGACGGGCTACGCCGACGTGGCGCGTGACGCCCGGCGGTTCGTCACGACCCACGCCGACCGCGTCGCGCTCCCGGCCGACTGGCGACCGTCGCTGTGCCACGGTTGGTTCTCACCGGACCACGTCGCGGTGCGGGACGGCTCGGTCGCCTGTGTCGTCGACTTCGAACACGCGCTGGTCGGGAGTCCCGAGTGGGACTACTGGCGGACGGTGGTGCCGCTGGTCTCGGGGCGAGGCTGGTCGGTCCCCGCCGGTGGGCGGGAGACGTTCCGAGCGAGTTACGAGTCGGTTCGGTCGCTCCCGCCCGGCACCGACGAGCGGGAACCGGCCTACCGCGCCCTGCTCGCGGTCTCGTATCTCGACTCCCTGCACGCTCAGCAGGGAATCGACGCCGAGACCCGCGACCGGGCCGAGTTCTTCCGGGAGCGCGCGACCGAAGGGTTCGACAGGCTCAGTGTGCAGTGGTCCGAGTGA